From one Tsukamurella tyrosinosolvens genomic stretch:
- a CDS encoding DUF7572 family protein, with protein MQHVADLDWWCPVTKLYRADDGQHFAVLCADFYTAQHTEVFLADEHGTAIDADGDPANGLTALVRWDEQLDHDEAVARLSAWLAPDLGKGK; from the coding sequence ATGCAGCACGTCGCGGATCTCGATTGGTGGTGCCCGGTGACCAAGCTCTACCGGGCCGACGACGGCCAGCACTTCGCGGTGCTGTGCGCTGACTTCTACACCGCGCAGCACACCGAGGTGTTCCTCGCCGACGAGCACGGCACAGCGATCGACGCCGACGGCGACCCCGCCAACGGCCTCACGGCCCTCGTGCGATGGGACGAGCAGCTCGACCACGACGAGGCCGTTGCTCGGCTCTCCGCGTGGCTTGCCCCGGATCTCGGGAAGGGCAAGTAG
- a CDS encoding HNH endonuclease yields the protein MTGRAPKTCSQIIDTPYGRGPCPRKAVEHRGRDYRCEQHPVKENLDANQRARRRRIKPLTTAEKDHIRERDWHVCAECGAPAHQVDHITEIADGGDNRPSNLQLLCDRHHALKTAQSRRDGDPRDGATKRRELSARALQKRRLREQGFYVQ from the coding sequence ATGACCGGACGAGCCCCGAAAACGTGCTCACAGATCATCGACACCCCGTACGGGCGCGGCCCGTGCCCTAGGAAGGCCGTCGAGCACCGGGGCCGCGACTACCGGTGCGAGCAGCACCCCGTGAAAGAGAACCTCGACGCCAACCAGCGCGCCCGGCGCCGTCGGATCAAGCCGCTCACGACGGCCGAGAAGGACCACATCCGGGAGCGGGATTGGCACGTCTGCGCAGAGTGCGGCGCACCGGCGCACCAGGTCGACCACATCACGGAGATCGCCGACGGCGGCGACAACCGGCCCTCGAACCTCCAGTTGCTGTGCGATCGGCACCACGCGCTGAAGACGGCCCAGAGCCGACGGGACGGCGACCCCCGCGACGGCGCCACGAAGCGCCGGGAGCTCTCCGCGCGTGCCCTGCAGAAACGCCGCCTGCGCGAGCAAGGTTTCTACGTGCAGTAG
- a CDS encoding ATP-binding cassette domain-containing protein, whose translation MTITQMRTGQSPSSPTDLAIDARGLVKHFGATRAVNGVDLQVPTGTVYGVLGPNGAGKTTTISMLATLLRPDAGSARVFGHDVVAESTTVRSLIGVTGQYASVDEDLTARQNLVLFGRLLGKSRAASRTRAEELLGAFGLEDAANRPLKEFSGGMRRRLDLAASLIDTPPLLFLDEPTTGLDPRTRSQMWDTIRDLVAQGSTVLLTTQYLDEADQLADRIAVIDHGLVIADGTADELKASVGSSTLQLTPADRADAPIVARTVEKVLAETAAFSPEAARVTTPLHRPDLVPDLLIALREQGVAIEEITVSKPSLDEVFLTLTGRPDDAATTDSAQEAS comes from the coding sequence ATGACGATCACCCAGATGAGGACCGGCCAGAGCCCGTCCTCCCCCACCGACCTCGCGATCGACGCCCGCGGCCTGGTCAAGCACTTCGGTGCGACCCGCGCGGTCAACGGCGTCGACCTCCAGGTGCCCACCGGCACCGTCTACGGCGTCCTCGGCCCCAACGGCGCCGGCAAGACGACCACGATCAGCATGCTCGCCACACTGCTGCGGCCCGACGCCGGCAGCGCCCGCGTCTTCGGCCACGACGTGGTGGCCGAGTCCACCACCGTGCGCTCGCTCATCGGCGTGACGGGGCAGTACGCCTCGGTCGACGAGGACCTCACGGCCCGGCAGAACCTCGTGCTCTTCGGCCGGCTCCTCGGCAAGAGCCGCGCCGCCTCCCGGACGCGGGCGGAGGAACTGCTCGGCGCCTTCGGCCTGGAGGACGCGGCGAACCGCCCGCTCAAGGAGTTCTCCGGCGGCATGCGGCGGCGGCTCGACCTGGCCGCCAGCCTCATCGACACGCCGCCGCTGCTGTTCCTCGACGAACCGACCACGGGCCTCGATCCGCGGACCCGCTCGCAGATGTGGGACACCATCCGCGATCTGGTCGCCCAGGGCTCGACGGTGCTGCTCACCACGCAGTACCTCGACGAGGCGGACCAGCTGGCCGACCGCATCGCGGTGATCGACCACGGCCTCGTCATCGCCGACGGCACCGCCGACGAGCTCAAGGCCTCGGTCGGCTCCTCCACGCTGCAGCTCACCCCCGCCGACCGCGCCGACGCGCCGATCGTCGCGCGCACCGTCGAGAAGGTCCTGGCCGAGACGGCGGCGTTCAGCCCCGAGGCGGCCCGCGTCACCACCCCGCTGCACCGCCCCGACCTCGTGCCCGACCTGCTCATCGCCCTGCGCGAGCAGGGTGTCGCGATCGAGGAGATCACCGTCTCCAAGCCCAGCCTCGACGAGGTCTTCCTCACCCTCACCGGCCGCCCTGATGACGCGGCCACCACCGACTCCGCCCAGGAGGCGTCATGA
- a CDS encoding ABC transporter permease: MTTSTLTRAPGRTPDRAAPDHIGLAETVRQSFTMGWRGVLKIRHNPEQLFDVVLQPVVFTLMFTYIFGGAISGDVHSYLPVIIPGILVQTVIVASIVTGTQLREDMNKGVFDRFRSLPIARISPLAGALLADVVRYLIATIITFIVGIAMGWRPDPVGVLASTALILFCSFAVSWIFALMGCLMQKATAVQGVSMMIMFPLTFLSNAFVPVETMPGWLQAFVNVNPISHLVSAIRELCNSGHAGVHVVWSLVGALVIIAIFAPLAVRAYIRNAR; the protein is encoded by the coding sequence ATGACCACCAGTACCCTCACCCGCGCCCCCGGCCGCACGCCGGACCGCGCGGCCCCCGATCACATCGGCCTCGCCGAGACCGTCCGCCAGTCCTTCACGATGGGCTGGCGCGGCGTCCTCAAGATCCGGCACAACCCGGAGCAGCTCTTCGACGTCGTGCTGCAGCCGGTCGTCTTCACGCTCATGTTCACGTACATCTTCGGCGGCGCCATCAGCGGCGACGTGCACAGCTACCTGCCGGTCATCATCCCCGGCATCCTGGTGCAGACCGTGATCGTCGCCTCGATCGTCACGGGCACCCAGCTCCGCGAGGACATGAACAAGGGCGTCTTCGACCGATTCCGGTCGCTGCCCATCGCCCGGATCAGCCCCCTCGCCGGCGCGCTGCTCGCGGACGTCGTGCGCTACCTCATCGCCACGATCATCACGTTCATCGTGGGCATCGCGATGGGCTGGCGCCCTGATCCGGTCGGCGTCCTCGCCTCCACCGCGCTGATCCTGTTCTGCAGCTTCGCGGTGTCCTGGATCTTCGCGCTCATGGGCTGCCTCATGCAGAAGGCCACTGCGGTGCAGGGCGTCTCGATGATGATCATGTTCCCGCTGACGTTCCTGTCCAACGCCTTCGTCCCGGTCGAGACCATGCCGGGCTGGCTGCAGGCCTTCGTGAACGTGAACCCGATCAGCCACCTGGTCTCGGCGATCCGCGAGCTGTGCAACTCCGGCCACGCCGGCGTGCACGTGGTGTGGAGCCTGGTCGGCGCGCTGGTGATCATCGCGATCTTCGCGCCGCTCGCCGTGCGGGCCTACATCCGCAACGCCCGCTGA
- a CDS encoding BTAD domain-containing putative transcriptional regulator: MHDGNAHDDAAMIGVLGPVVAGGRPVPGVRARRLLVALVLADGRPVSADRLVDEVWGDAPPKSPHAALHTQISRVRAIVRPAALEAVAGGYRLDADTDLARAEAALRDAGDEADALRLWRGVPGDDLDDGGPADELARRAAAVFDRLEARVAAAALTAGDYAAAAAIAERRIAADALDEPARVVLMRALAGAGRVAEALAAYADLRRTSITELGTEPGDEATRLHRDLLDDAAPAPSTSGRAAAVGIPAEITPLIGRDTELAELVRLVGEVRVVTVLGPGGVGKTRIAEAVGAAVADAGTAVYYVPLAAVRSAEGVLPAISRVLGLAESDLGADGMPRRTIRDLGARVLETLGRRRCLVVLDNCEQVVDACADVVADLVAGAPGVSVLATSRSPLQIRAERVHPLPVLATAGASSAAVELFVQRARAVRPGVPLPEAAVAELCRRLDGLPLAIELAAARVRTLSVEEITDRLEQRFALLRSTDRSAPDRHRTLHAVIDWSWELLEPDAQLTLRRLCRFPAGVDAAAAAAATGLDSVALDDALISLANQSLVHVAESGGRTRYRMLETVREFGEERLSEAPPAADGTPEGTVVDRAMASWAATLAAGMWREYRSVGGHAVIGRLAEDLENLAFVLRGAVDALVAGDRAALWTVIRVFPLLAGLWSMRSLHAQVQELGIRIVDALPDPRAALAAGLTDEDRELWQATVLAACAAPGADPKARHVVRGRTMIRRLHRPERTLLDAVDYFCAAFLQSSVFGLLRLVLAGVTAPADDVRLHAHAARMNLRENGGDLSGALADSEAIAAIGGPGDAWTEAMLAMSTASIFGQQARWEEAERRYRTAAEKLASIGADEDAKQATAYLVASLCSLGRLDEAEALHRTLQGPWAPSDPDPDGGPEAVAAMMIGTAELARLRGAPDAGLYRRAGELLVRRIPNGSRDPGGEMLVAIALLGVVACGAPETGGELVSALIAGDEAMFGVTGYWDLPQAATMALAVGARLAAVDPASEEAATMVGLARRLGARQDYPVMFETMRRLAVPPAGASAEAWRAETERIAGLSRSRAVSLLRDTTAALRRRA; this comes from the coding sequence CGCGCCGCCCAAGTCGCCGCACGCCGCACTGCACACCCAGATCTCGCGTGTGCGCGCAATCGTCCGCCCCGCGGCGCTCGAGGCCGTGGCCGGCGGCTACCGGCTCGACGCGGACACCGACCTCGCCCGCGCCGAGGCGGCGCTGCGCGATGCGGGCGACGAGGCGGACGCGCTGCGGCTGTGGCGCGGCGTCCCCGGCGACGACCTCGACGACGGCGGACCGGCGGACGAGCTCGCGCGGCGCGCGGCCGCCGTCTTCGACCGGCTCGAGGCGAGGGTGGCCGCCGCGGCGCTCACGGCGGGGGACTACGCCGCGGCCGCCGCGATCGCCGAGCGACGCATCGCCGCCGACGCCCTCGACGAGCCCGCCCGCGTCGTCCTCATGCGGGCCCTCGCCGGGGCCGGCCGGGTCGCCGAGGCCCTCGCCGCCTACGCCGACCTGCGGCGCACGTCGATCACGGAGCTCGGAACCGAACCGGGCGACGAGGCGACGCGGCTGCACCGCGACCTGCTCGACGACGCGGCGCCGGCACCGTCGACCTCGGGACGGGCCGCCGCCGTGGGGATTCCGGCCGAGATCACGCCGCTCATCGGCCGCGATACCGAACTCGCCGAGCTGGTGCGCCTGGTCGGAGAGGTACGGGTCGTCACCGTGCTCGGCCCGGGCGGTGTGGGGAAGACCCGCATCGCCGAGGCCGTCGGCGCCGCCGTCGCGGATGCGGGAACGGCGGTCTACTACGTGCCGCTCGCCGCGGTCCGCTCGGCGGAGGGCGTACTGCCCGCGATCTCGCGCGTCCTCGGCCTGGCCGAGTCGGACCTCGGCGCGGACGGCATGCCGCGCAGGACGATCCGGGACCTGGGTGCGCGCGTGCTGGAGACGCTCGGCCGCCGGCGCTGCCTCGTGGTGCTGGACAACTGCGAGCAGGTCGTGGACGCCTGCGCCGACGTGGTCGCCGACCTGGTCGCCGGCGCGCCCGGCGTGAGCGTGCTCGCGACCAGCCGCTCGCCTCTGCAGATCCGGGCGGAGCGGGTGCACCCGCTGCCCGTCCTGGCGACCGCCGGCGCGAGTTCCGCCGCCGTCGAGCTGTTCGTGCAGCGCGCCCGCGCCGTGCGTCCCGGCGTGCCGCTGCCCGAGGCCGCCGTCGCGGAGCTGTGCCGGCGGCTCGACGGCCTGCCGCTCGCGATCGAGCTGGCCGCCGCCCGCGTACGCACCCTCAGCGTGGAGGAGATCACCGACCGGCTGGAGCAGCGGTTCGCCCTGCTGCGCTCCACCGATCGCTCCGCGCCGGACCGCCACCGCACGCTGCACGCCGTGATCGACTGGAGCTGGGAGCTCCTCGAACCCGACGCGCAGCTGACCCTGCGGCGGCTGTGCCGGTTCCCCGCCGGCGTCGACGCCGCCGCCGCGGCCGCGGCGACCGGACTGGATTCGGTCGCCCTGGACGATGCGCTGATCTCGCTCGCGAACCAGTCGCTGGTGCACGTCGCCGAGAGTGGTGGCCGTACCCGGTACCGGATGCTGGAGACGGTGCGCGAGTTCGGCGAGGAGCGCCTGAGCGAGGCCCCGCCGGCGGCGGACGGGACGCCCGAGGGCACCGTCGTGGACCGTGCGATGGCGTCGTGGGCGGCGACGCTCGCGGCCGGGATGTGGCGCGAATACCGCTCCGTCGGAGGGCACGCCGTGATCGGCCGACTCGCCGAGGACCTCGAGAACCTGGCCTTCGTGCTCCGCGGCGCCGTCGACGCCCTCGTCGCCGGTGACCGCGCCGCGCTGTGGACCGTGATCCGCGTCTTCCCGCTCCTCGCGGGCCTCTGGTCCATGCGGAGCCTGCATGCGCAGGTGCAGGAGCTGGGCATCCGCATCGTGGACGCCCTCCCCGACCCGCGGGCCGCGCTCGCCGCGGGGCTCACCGACGAGGATCGGGAGCTGTGGCAGGCGACGGTGCTCGCCGCGTGCGCCGCCCCCGGGGCTGATCCGAAGGCACGACACGTCGTGCGCGGCCGCACCATGATCCGCCGCTTGCACCGGCCCGAGCGGACGCTGCTCGACGCGGTGGACTACTTCTGCGCCGCGTTCCTCCAGTCCTCGGTCTTCGGCCTCCTCCGGCTGGTGCTCGCGGGGGTGACCGCACCCGCGGACGACGTCCGCCTGCACGCCCACGCGGCGCGGATGAACCTGCGGGAGAACGGCGGCGATCTGTCCGGGGCACTGGCGGACTCGGAGGCGATCGCCGCGATCGGCGGGCCGGGTGACGCCTGGACCGAGGCGATGCTCGCGATGAGCACCGCGAGCATCTTCGGCCAGCAGGCCCGGTGGGAGGAGGCGGAGCGGCGCTACCGCACGGCAGCGGAGAAGCTGGCCTCGATCGGCGCGGACGAGGACGCGAAGCAGGCGACCGCGTACCTGGTGGCGAGCCTGTGCTCCCTCGGCCGACTCGACGAGGCGGAGGCACTGCACCGCACCCTGCAGGGGCCGTGGGCACCGTCGGACCCCGACCCGGACGGAGGCCCCGAAGCCGTGGCGGCGATGATGATCGGCACCGCCGAGCTGGCGCGGCTGAGGGGTGCGCCCGACGCCGGGCTGTACCGCCGGGCGGGGGAGCTGCTGGTGCGCCGGATCCCCAACGGCAGTAGGGATCCCGGCGGCGAGATGCTCGTCGCGATCGCGTTGCTCGGCGTCGTGGCGTGCGGTGCCCCCGAGACGGGCGGCGAGCTCGTGTCCGCGTTGATCGCCGGCGACGAGGCGATGTTCGGGGTCACCGGCTACTGGGACCTGCCTCAGGCGGCGACGATGGCCCTCGCCGTCGGAGCTCGGCTGGCGGCCGTCGACCCCGCCTCCGAGGAGGCCGCGACCATGGTGGGGCTCGCCCGCAGGCTCGGTGCGCGCCAGGACTATCCGGTGATGTTCGAGACGATGCGACGGCTCGCCGTCCCGCCCGCGGGCGCCTCCGCCGAGGCCTGGCGGGCGGAGACCGAGCGCATCGCCGGCCTCTCCCGATCGCGTGCGGTGAGTCTGCTCCGCGACACCACCGCCGCGCTACGCCGGAGGGCGTAG